A window of Polaromonas hydrogenivorans contains these coding sequences:
- a CDS encoding OmpW/AlkL family protein, with product MKKQLIAAAVLSTLLSGAAFAQQATEGPWMVRARAVHLDSTNGDSTGLGLSVNNKWMPEVDISYFVNKNVAVELVLTVPQKHTMYSNGVEIGTLKHLPPTLLGQYHFDMNGFKPYVGAGVNFTRFSGVNLLGGVATVDKNSWGPALQVGVDIPLSKGLYLNLDVKKVYIRTDVAAAGTKIGEFKVDPLLVGVGLGWRF from the coding sequence ATGAAAAAACAACTCATCGCCGCCGCCGTTCTGTCCACCCTGTTGTCGGGCGCGGCCTTCGCACAGCAAGCCACGGAAGGTCCGTGGATGGTGCGCGCCCGCGCCGTGCATCTGGACAGCACGAACGGTGACAGCACCGGCCTGGGCCTGTCGGTGAACAACAAGTGGATGCCCGAAGTGGACATCAGCTATTTCGTGAACAAGAACGTGGCGGTCGAGCTGGTCCTGACGGTGCCGCAGAAGCACACCATGTACTCCAACGGTGTGGAAATCGGCACGCTCAAGCACCTGCCGCCCACGCTGCTGGGCCAGTACCACTTTGACATGAACGGGTTCAAGCCCTATGTCGGCGCAGGCGTCAACTTCACGCGTTTTTCCGGTGTCAACCTGCTGGGCGGCGTGGCCACTGTGGACAAGAACAGCTGGGGTCCGGCGCTGCAGGTGGGCGTGGACATTCCCCTCAGCAAGGGCCTGTACCTCAATCTGGACGTGAAAAAGGTCTATATCCGCACCGACGTGGCGGCTGCCGGCACCAAGATTGGCGAATTCAAGGTTGACCCCCTGCTGGTCGGCGTCGGTCTGGGCTGGCGCTTCTAA